One Amorphoplanes digitatis genomic window carries:
- a CDS encoding discoidin domain-containing protein, with translation MRTLGAAVGAALLILTTAPAQAHGGGAPQARVWVTTPDRAEQLHERAPVTFTRGGSAETTITIDPGTRYQSMDGFGASLTDSAASVLYRLDPAARDRAMRSLFDPREGIGVGFLRQPVGSSDFTAAPAHYSYDDVPAGETDFALRHFSIAHDRAQILPLLRRARQLNPQLKIMGTPWSAPAWMKTSDSLIGGHLKDEPRIYDAYARYLVRYVREYARAGVPIDYLTVQNEPQNRHDGGYPGAAVPVGQAAKVIEALGPLLRRYSPRTRILGYDHNWATHPGDVGTTPPGEDPETDYPYRLLDSPAGRWLAGTAYHCYSGEPSAQTALHEAYPGKGIWFTECSGSHGAQDTPEQIFRGTLTWHARTLAIGTTRNWAKSVVNWNIALDSTGGPHLGGCGTCTGLLTLHPDGAVTRDAEYFTIGHLAKFVRPGAYRVASTSFGTTSWNGQIMDVAFRNPDGSTALVVHNENDDPRTFAVAVGDHSFEYTLPGGALATFTWPRGLDTGLDLVDLDGATATASPAGGDPAAAVDGDGSTRWSSGAPQEPGQYLQVDLGAVHRLRRVAIDSGGHTGDYARGWTLSASTDGAGWHTLARGEGAGQLTNVDLPPTRARFLRVTSTGGSGSWWSIADLRVYR, from the coding sequence ATGCGAACACTCGGTGCGGCGGTTGGTGCCGCCCTGCTGATCCTGACGACGGCGCCCGCGCAGGCGCACGGCGGCGGCGCGCCGCAGGCCCGGGTCTGGGTCACCACCCCGGACCGGGCCGAGCAGCTGCACGAGCGCGCACCCGTGACGTTCACGCGCGGCGGCAGCGCCGAGACCACCATCACGATCGATCCCGGCACCCGTTACCAGAGCATGGACGGCTTCGGCGCGTCCCTGACCGACTCGGCCGCCAGCGTGCTCTACCGGCTCGACCCGGCCGCGCGCGACCGGGCGATGCGGTCGCTGTTCGACCCGCGCGAGGGCATCGGCGTCGGCTTCCTGCGCCAGCCGGTCGGCTCCTCCGACTTCACCGCGGCGCCCGCGCACTACAGCTACGACGACGTGCCGGCCGGCGAGACCGACTTCGCGCTGCGGCACTTCAGCATCGCGCACGACCGGGCACAGATCCTGCCGCTGCTGCGCCGGGCGCGGCAGCTCAACCCGCAACTGAAGATCATGGGTACGCCGTGGAGCGCGCCGGCGTGGATGAAGACCAGCGACTCGCTGATCGGCGGCCATCTGAAGGACGAGCCGCGGATCTACGACGCCTACGCCCGCTACCTGGTCCGGTACGTGCGCGAGTACGCGCGGGCGGGCGTGCCGATCGACTACCTGACCGTCCAGAACGAGCCGCAGAACCGGCACGACGGCGGCTACCCGGGCGCCGCGGTGCCCGTCGGGCAGGCCGCCAAGGTCATCGAGGCGCTCGGCCCGCTGCTGCGCCGGTACAGCCCGCGCACCCGGATCCTCGGCTACGACCACAACTGGGCCACGCACCCGGGCGACGTCGGCACCACCCCGCCGGGCGAGGATCCGGAGACCGACTACCCGTACCGGCTGCTGGACTCGCCGGCCGGCCGGTGGCTCGCCGGCACCGCGTACCACTGCTACTCGGGCGAACCGAGCGCGCAGACCGCGCTGCACGAGGCGTACCCCGGCAAGGGCATCTGGTTCACCGAGTGCTCCGGCTCGCACGGCGCGCAGGACACCCCCGAGCAGATCTTCCGGGGCACGCTCACCTGGCACGCACGGACCCTGGCCATCGGCACCACCCGCAACTGGGCGAAGTCCGTGGTGAACTGGAACATCGCCCTGGACAGCACCGGCGGGCCGCACCTGGGCGGCTGCGGCACCTGCACCGGCCTGCTGACCCTGCACCCGGACGGCGCGGTCACCCGCGACGCCGAGTACTTCACGATCGGGCACCTGGCGAAGTTCGTGAGGCCGGGCGCGTACCGCGTCGCCAGCACCTCGTTCGGCACCACCAGCTGGAACGGCCAGATCATGGACGTGGCGTTCCGCAACCCGGACGGCTCCACCGCCCTGGTCGTGCACAACGAGAACGACGACCCGCGCACCTTCGCGGTGGCCGTCGGCGACCACTCGTTCGAGTACACGCTGCCCGGCGGCGCCCTTGCCACGTTCACCTGGCCCCGCGGCCTCGATACCGGCCTTGACCTCGTCGACCTCGACGGCGCGACGGCCACCGCCTCGCCGGCGGGCGGGGACCCGGCGGCCGCGGTCGACGGCGACGGCTCGACCCGCTGGTCCAGCGGCGCGCCGCAGGAGCCGGGTCAGTACCTCCAGGTGGACCTCGGCGCCGTCCACCGGCTGCGCCGGGTGGCGATCGACAGCGGCGGACACACCGGGGACTACGCCCGCGGCTGGACGCTGTCGGCAAGCACCGACGGCGCCGGCTGGCACACCCTGGCCCGGGGCGAGGGCGCCGGCCAGCTGACCAACGTCGACCTGCCGCCCACCCGCGCCCGCTTCCTGCGGGTCACGTCGACCGGCGGCAGCGGGAGCTGGTGGAGCATCGCGGATCTTCGCGTCTACCGGTGA
- a CDS encoding DUF1775 domain-containing protein, with product MRYRSRLTTISALAALAVLALAAPAAAHVEVSADKAHAGATDVTLSFQGEAENPSGIVSERVVLPAGIAPADVTPVKTPAGWEFATTSDGFTVGGKALPANQDAEWSVKVALLPADQTRLSFKTLETYADGEVSRWIEIQEEGAAEPANPAPLLVLQPGPPVASAPATESSPPEISDAPTPQDVGPVPTESADGPNPVWMWWMWAVFAVVLVGGVAFGWRYFHRNSRR from the coding sequence GTGCGTTACAGGTCCCGGTTGACGACGATCAGCGCCCTCGCCGCGCTGGCGGTCCTCGCGCTCGCCGCACCCGCGGCCGCCCACGTCGAGGTCAGCGCGGACAAGGCACACGCCGGCGCGACCGACGTGACGCTCAGCTTCCAGGGCGAGGCCGAGAACCCGTCCGGCATCGTCAGCGAGCGGGTGGTGCTGCCCGCGGGCATCGCGCCGGCCGACGTGACCCCGGTGAAGACGCCCGCGGGCTGGGAGTTCGCGACGACCTCCGACGGCTTCACGGTCGGCGGCAAGGCGCTCCCCGCGAACCAGGACGCCGAGTGGAGCGTCAAGGTCGCGCTGCTGCCCGCCGACCAGACCCGGCTGTCGTTCAAGACCCTGGAGACCTACGCGGACGGCGAGGTCTCCCGCTGGATCGAGATCCAGGAGGAGGGCGCCGCGGAGCCGGCCAACCCGGCGCCGCTGCTCGTCCTCCAGCCCGGCCCGCCGGTCGCCTCGGCACCGGCCACCGAGTCGTCCCCGCCGGAGATCTCCGACGCGCCGACGCCGCAGGACGTCGGGCCGGTGCCGACCGAGAGCGCCGACGGCCCGAACCCGGTGTGGATGTGGTGGATGTGGGCCGTCTTCGCCGTCGTCCTCGTCGGCGGCGTCGCCTTCGGGTGGAGGTATTTCCACCGCAACTCCCGGCGTTAG
- a CDS encoding helix-turn-helix domain-containing protein has protein sequence MLFSVLEPRLAALPADVGEQVRAVRGELLDRVLATIQAAMGAQGRPLGGVQGRGLALGVRTAVDAFADAVAVPGADLAPTREVFVRLGRTEYREGHTVDALRSILMLGGRDIWAYLVDRDLPPDVLYVLASALFGFTDMLAGAAAEGYLDEQRRNARDWDTTRRRLITLLVQPGPDAAAIRAAAVAARWTLPETVAVVSVEGTDGEHVAQLAGGGTIATVIDDATRLVVPEPGTPGRLAHLTAVLSGRRAAIGPSVELAAARLSFRLSRRALLLQQDGALPADAPLRCDEHLVTLITAWEPGLGDRLAARHLAPLGAAEGDVLGPTLLAWLRAQGQVIPAAAALHAHPQTVRYRMRKIRRLFGAALDDPDARLALELALRHRLG, from the coding sequence TTGCTCTTCTCCGTGCTGGAGCCCCGCCTCGCCGCCCTTCCTGCCGACGTCGGCGAGCAGGTCCGGGCCGTCCGGGGCGAGCTCCTCGACCGGGTGCTGGCGACCATCCAGGCGGCCATGGGCGCGCAGGGCCGGCCGCTGGGCGGCGTACAGGGCCGGGGGCTCGCCCTCGGGGTGCGTACCGCCGTCGACGCGTTCGCGGACGCGGTGGCCGTGCCTGGCGCCGACCTGGCGCCGACCCGGGAGGTGTTCGTCCGGCTCGGCCGCACCGAGTACCGCGAGGGGCACACCGTCGACGCGCTGCGCTCGATCCTCATGCTCGGCGGCCGCGACATCTGGGCGTACCTGGTCGACCGGGACCTGCCGCCGGACGTGCTCTACGTGCTCGCGTCGGCGCTGTTCGGCTTCACCGACATGCTGGCCGGTGCCGCGGCCGAGGGTTACCTGGACGAGCAGCGCCGCAACGCCCGGGACTGGGACACCACCCGGCGCCGGCTGATCACCCTGCTGGTGCAGCCCGGGCCGGATGCCGCCGCGATCCGGGCGGCCGCGGTCGCCGCCCGCTGGACGCTGCCGGAGACCGTCGCGGTGGTCAGCGTCGAGGGCACCGACGGCGAGCACGTGGCCCAGCTCGCCGGCGGCGGCACCATCGCCACGGTCATCGACGACGCCACCCGGCTGGTCGTGCCGGAGCCGGGCACCCCGGGACGGCTCGCGCACCTGACCGCGGTGCTGTCGGGACGGCGCGCGGCGATCGGGCCGTCGGTGGAGCTGGCCGCGGCCCGGCTGTCGTTCCGGCTGTCGCGGCGCGCGCTGCTGCTGCAACAGGACGGCGCGCTGCCGGCGGATGCGCCGCTGCGCTGCGACGAGCACCTGGTCACGCTGATCACCGCCTGGGAGCCGGGGCTCGGCGACCGGCTCGCGGCCCGTCACCTCGCGCCGCTGGGCGCGGCGGAGGGTGACGTGCTCGGCCCGACGCTGCTGGCGTGGCTGCGGGCGCAGGGCCAGGTCATCCCGGCCGCCGCGGCCCTGCACGCGCACCCGCAGACCGTGCGGTACCGCATGCGCAAGATCCGGCGCCTGTTCGGCGCCGCCCTCGACGACCCGGACGCGCGGCTGGCGCTGGAACTGGCCCTGCGGCACCGGCTGGGCTAA
- a CDS encoding FAD-binding dehydrogenase, whose protein sequence is MDADVIVVGAGLAGLAATAELADAGRKVLLLDQEPEQSLGGQAFWSFGGLFLVDTPEQRRMGVRDSADLAWQDWLGSAAFDRDEDHWPRKWAEAYVQFAAGEKRSWLHAMGHRLFPVVGWAERGGGAADGHGNSVPRFHLTWGTGPGLVEPFERRVRAAAEKGLVTFGFRHRVDGLVKTGGVVTGVRGRTLVASDIRRGESSSREETGDFEYAAQAVIVTSGGIGGDHDLVRAAWPERLGTPPKRMVSGVPAHVDGRMLGITEAAGGQIINPDRMWHYTEGLRNWDPIWPGHGIRILPGPSSLWLDATGRRLPAPLFPGFDTLGTLKHLMSTGYDYSWFVLTQKIIEKEFALSGSEQNPDLTNKSIRQVLGRVRPGATPPVEAFKRNGADFVVAPNLPELVAGMNKLAAQEGGPQLDLDSVRRTVESRDREMANPFSKDAQVTAIHGARRYRGDKLIRVATPHRLLDPAAGPLIAVRLNILTRKTLGGLHTDLSARVLTDAGEPLPGLYAAGEVAGFGGGGMHGYNALEGTFLGGCLFSGRVAGRSAAAATA, encoded by the coding sequence ATGGACGCAGATGTGATCGTCGTGGGCGCGGGCCTTGCCGGCCTGGCCGCGACAGCCGAACTGGCCGACGCCGGACGAAAGGTGCTCCTGCTCGACCAGGAGCCCGAGCAGAGCCTCGGCGGGCAGGCGTTCTGGTCGTTCGGCGGGCTCTTCCTGGTCGACACGCCCGAGCAGCGCCGGATGGGCGTGCGCGACAGCGCCGACCTGGCCTGGCAGGACTGGCTCGGCAGCGCCGCCTTCGACCGCGACGAGGACCACTGGCCGCGCAAGTGGGCCGAGGCCTACGTGCAGTTCGCGGCCGGCGAGAAGCGGTCCTGGCTGCACGCCATGGGCCACCGGCTGTTCCCGGTGGTGGGCTGGGCCGAGCGCGGCGGGGGCGCCGCGGACGGCCACGGCAACTCCGTGCCGCGCTTCCACCTGACCTGGGGCACCGGCCCCGGCCTGGTCGAGCCGTTCGAGCGCCGGGTCCGGGCCGCCGCCGAGAAGGGTCTGGTGACGTTCGGTTTCCGGCACCGCGTCGACGGCCTGGTCAAGACCGGCGGCGTGGTCACCGGGGTGCGGGGGCGCACCCTGGTGGCCAGCGACATCCGCCGCGGCGAGTCCAGCTCGCGGGAGGAGACCGGCGACTTCGAGTACGCGGCGCAGGCGGTGATCGTCACCTCGGGCGGCATCGGCGGCGACCACGACCTGGTCCGGGCGGCCTGGCCGGAGCGCCTGGGCACGCCGCCGAAGCGGATGGTCTCCGGCGTGCCCGCACACGTCGACGGCCGGATGCTCGGCATCACCGAGGCCGCCGGTGGCCAGATCATCAACCCGGACCGGATGTGGCACTACACCGAGGGCCTGCGCAACTGGGACCCGATCTGGCCCGGCCACGGCATCCGGATCCTGCCCGGCCCGTCGTCGCTGTGGCTGGACGCCACCGGCCGGCGGCTGCCGGCGCCGCTCTTCCCCGGCTTCGACACGCTCGGGACGCTCAAGCACCTGATGTCGACCGGCTACGACTACAGCTGGTTCGTGCTCACCCAGAAGATCATCGAGAAGGAGTTCGCCCTGTCGGGCTCCGAGCAGAACCCGGACCTGACGAACAAGAGCATCCGCCAGGTGCTGGGCCGGGTCCGGCCGGGGGCCACGCCGCCGGTGGAGGCCTTCAAGCGCAACGGCGCGGACTTCGTCGTCGCGCCAAACCTGCCCGAGCTGGTGGCCGGCATGAACAAGCTGGCCGCGCAGGAGGGCGGCCCGCAGCTCGACCTCGATTCGGTACGCCGGACGGTCGAGTCCCGCGACCGCGAGATGGCCAACCCGTTCAGCAAGGACGCCCAGGTCACGGCCATACACGGGGCGCGCCGGTACCGGGGCGACAAGCTGATCCGGGTCGCCACGCCGCACCGCCTGCTCGACCCCGCCGCGGGCCCGCTGATCGCCGTCCGCCTGAACATCCTCACCCGCAAGACCCTCGGCGGCCTGCACACCGACCTCTCCGCCCGCGTGCTCACCGACGCGGGCGAGCCGCTGCCCGGCCTCTACGCCGCCGGCGAGGTCGCCGGGTTCGGCGGCGGCGGCATGCACGGCTACAACGCGCTGGAGGGCACCTTCCTGGGCGGCTGCCTCTTCTCCGGCCGTGTCGCCGGCCGCAGCGCCGCGGCGGCCACCGCCTGA